The window AGAGCCTGCAGGCGCGGAGCAAGGAGACTTCACCGGGTGAATGATCCTTGCCGATTCAGCTTGAATTAAGTCCTTCACCTTAGTCTGAGGAACATGCCAATTCAGACGAGGTGTTACCCATGAAACCGCTGGTTCTTCTGACTGCCGCCACTGCGCTGCTGCTTGGGGCTGCCGCGGCGATGGCCCACGACATCGGTCCGGACGAGGCACTGCGCCTGCGCGATGCCGGCACCATTCGCGATTTCGAAGCCCTCAACCAGACTGCCCTGAGCAAGCATCCGGGCGGATCAGTGTACGATAGCGAGCTTGAGCTGGAACATGGCCGCTACCTCTACAAGGTCGATCTCAAGGACGCACAGGGCGTGAAATGGGATGTCGAACTCGATGCGGTGAGCGGCGCAATCATCAAGGATCGCCAGGACGACTGATGAAGATCGATTTGCCGCGCGCGGCCCTGCTGGCCATCGCGCTCGCCCTGTCGGCCGGTGTCGCGCAGGCCCATGACCTGAGCCAGGACGAGGCCCTGCGGCTGAGCCGTGAAGGGGTGATCCGCCCGTTCGAGGAAATTCTGCCCATCGCCCAGGGGCTCTATCCCGGCTCCAAGCTGCTGGAGGCCGAGCTGGAGAAGGAGCACGACACCTATATTTACGAGGTGGAGCTGCTCACCGTCGATGGCGTAGTGCGTGAACTGGAACTGGATGCCCGCAATGGTCGCATCCTCAAGGATAAGGAAGACGACTGATGCGCCTGTTGCTGGTGGAAGACCACGTCCCCCTGGCCGATGAGCTGCTGGCCACCCTGACGCGCCAGGGCTACGCCGTCGACTGGCTGGCCGACGGCCGCGACGCCGCCGTGCAGGGCGCCAGCGAGCCCTATGACCTGATCATCCTCGACCTTGGCCTGCCGGGGCGTCCGGGGCTGGACGTGCTGCGCGAATGGCGCGGCATGGGGTTGGCAACGCCGGTGCTGATCCTCACTGCGCGGGGCTCCTGGGCTGAGCGTATCGACGGCCTGAAGGCCGGCGCCGACGACTACCTCACCAAGCCGTTCCATCCCGAAGAGCTACTGCTGCGCATCCAGGCGCTGCTGCGCCGAGCCCGTGGGCTGGCCAACCAGAGCCAGCTGGAAGTGGCGGGTCTGACGCTGGACGAGGCACGGCAGTGCGTACAGCAGGGTGGCAAGGATGTCGACCTGACGTCCGCCGAGTTCCGCCTGTTGCGCTATTTCATGCTGCACCCCGGCCAGTTGCTGTCGAAATCCCACCTTGCCGAGCACCTCTATGACGGCGAGACCGAGCGCGACTCCAACGTCATCGAGGTGCACATCAATCACCTGCGCCGCAAGCTCGGCCGGGAGATCATCGAGACCCGTCGCGGACAGGGCTACCGCTTCACCGGCACCGCCGGCGGAGCCGCCCGTTGATGTCGATCCAGCGCCGGCTCGGCCTCGGGCTCGGCGTGGTGCTGGTGGTGATCGGCCTGGTGCTGGCGCAGACCGGGCTCTGGTTGTTCGACCAGGGCCTGCGCCGCTATCTCGCCGAGGGCCTGCAGGACGAGGCGGAAAGCCTGCTGGTGGGCATCATGCGCGGCCCGGCCGGCCTGCAACTGGATGACCAGCGGGTGGACGCTGCCTATGAACGCCTGTTCTCCGGGCGCTATTTCGTAATCCGTTTCGATGACGTTACTTGGCGTTCCCGTTCGCTGTGGGACCGGGAGCTGGACCTGCCTGAGCACAAGGGCCTGGTCCGGGCGCTGGAGAAAGGTCCGGAGGGGCAGCGATTGCTGGTCTATCGCGGCGACTACAAACGCTATGGCAAGCAGTTGAAGATCGTCGTGGCGCAGGATTACACGCCGCTCCTCAAGAGCTTCAAACGTCTGCGCAACGTCGGCCTGGCTGCCGGTGGCGTGGCGCTGCTGCTGATCCTGGTCTTCCAGGGCTTCACCGTCCGCCGTGCCTTGCGTCCGCTGGAGCGTGTGCGCCAGCAGATCGCGCAGTTGCAGGAAGGGCAGCGCAGTCAGCTGGACCGGCAGGTGCCACGGGAGCTGGAGCCGCTGGTGGATCAGGTCAACCACCTGCTGCAGCACACCGAAGATACCCTGCGCCGCTCGCGCAACGCGCTGGGCAACCTCGGACATGCCTTGAAGACTCCCCTTGCGGTACTGATCAGCCTCGCCGAGCGCGATGAAGTGCGCGAGCACCCGGAGTTGCGCCGCGTGCTGCAGGAGCAATTGGAGCAGATCGAGCAACGCCTGGCCCGCGAACTGGGCCGCGCGCGCCTGGTGGGCGAAGCACTGCCCGGCGCGCATTTCGACTGCGATGCGGAATTGCCCAGTCTGTGCGAGATGCTCAGGCTGATCCATGGCGAACACCTGGGTATCGAGTGGAAGGCGTCGCCAGGCCTGCGCTTGCCGTTCGATCGCGAGGACCTGCTGGAGATGCTCGGCAACCTGCTGGATAACGCCTGCAAGTGGGCGGATGCCCAGGTCCGGCTGACGGTTGAGAAGGGCGCCGACAGCTATCTGCTGAGCGTGGATGATGACGGTCCCGGCATTGCCGAGGATCAGCGCGAAAGTGTGCTGGAGCGCGGCACGCGGCTGGACGAACAGGTCGCAGGGCATGGCCTGGGGTTGGGCATCGCGCGGGATATTGCGGCGGCGTGTGGCGGCAACCTGAGGCTGGAAGGTAGCGAGCTCGGTGGCTTGCGGGTGGTGGTCGAGTTACCGCGCCGCGCGGTGTGAGACGGCTTCCGTAGGAGTGGACTCTGTCCGCGATTGGGCTTTGTGCCGTGCGGTTCGCAAGCAAGCTCGCTCCTACAGAGAAGCGCCGGTGTTTCCCTGTAGGAGCGAGCTTGCTCGCGAACCTGATCCGGCGCCGGCCTTGCCGGGCGCCAGGCCGGCTAACGATTGTCCCGGCTGCGCCGGGATTTCGCGGAGAAGCTCCGCTCCTACGTGAAGTCCTGCGCGGGGACCTGCGCTCTCCCTAACCCTGACTGCGCGCCCCGCTCCGAAGGGAGAGGGTGCTATATGGCGTGATGCGACGTACGTCGTGCACCGGCGAGCACAGTATTGTCAGAGCGCGCCGAACGGTTCCCTCTCCCTTCAGGGAGAGGGCTAGGGAGAGGGGCTTTTCGCCTGGCTCCGGTCGTCAAACCCGGAACTGATCCATCAGCCCCTGCTGATGGTTCGCCAGCTTGTTCAGCGACTGGCTCACCTGCGCCGATTCCTGCGCCTGGCTGGACAGCGACTCGGTGACGTCACGAATGCCCGCCACGTTGCGGTTGATCTCCTCGGCCACCGCGCTCTGTTCCTCGGCGGCGCTGGCGATCTGCAGGTTCATGTCGGTGATCACGCTCACCGCCTCGCCGATGCGCTTGAGCGCAGCCACGGCCTGCTCGACCTGACTCACGCTGTCCTGCGCCTGGCGATGGCTGTTGCTCATCGCACCGACCACGTCGCGGGTGCCGTTCTGCAGGCCTTCGATGACCTGGCGGATTTCCTCCACCGAGTCCTGGGTGCGCCGGGCCAGGTTGCGCACCTCGTCGGCGACCACCGCGAAACCGCGTCCTGCCTCACCGGCACGAGCCGCTTCGATGGCTGCGTTGAGGGCCAGCAGGTTGGTCTGCTCGGCGATACCGCGGATCACCTCCAGCACCGAGCCGATCTGCTCGCTGCTCGCCGCCAGGCCTTCGACCTGGCTCATGGCGCTGCTCATGTCGCTGGCCAGCTCGTCGATCAGGCGGGTGGTGTTGTCGATGACGCTCAAGCCATCGCGGGTCGCACCGTCGGCACCGCGGGCAGCGTCGGCGGCCATGGCGGCGCTGTTGGCGACGTCATGGGCGGTGGCGCTCATTTCCTGGGAAGCGGTGGCGACCTGGTCGACTTCACGGAACTGCTGCTGCATGCCGGCGCTGGTCTGGCTGGCGATTTCCGAGGACTGGTCGGCGGTGGCGCGGGCGTCGTGTACCGAGGATTTCACGTCGCGGATGATCGGCTGCAGCTTGTCGAGGAAGCGGTTGAACCAGCCGGCCAGCTCGCCCAGTTCGTCCTTGCCGGTGTAGTCCAGGCGCTTGGTCAGGTCGCCTTCGCCGCTGGCAATGTTGCGCAGCATGGCGGCGACCTTGAGGATCGGACGGGTCACGCCGCGGGCGGTGAGCCACATGGCGAACAGGCCGATCAGCACGGCGATCAGGCCGAAGCCGAGCTGGGAGAGGGTGCCCTGGGTGCGCTGCTCGTCGAGCTGCTGCTGCAGGGTGATGGCCGGACCGAGCAGTGTCTGCTCCGGCACCTCGAGAAGAACGGCCCAGGGTTTGGAGCCGGGAATCGGTTGCAGCGGTTCGATGACGCGCAGTTGAGCGTCCTGGCGCAGCACCTGCTCATGGTTGCTGGCAATGGACTGCAACAGCTGCGCGCCTTGCTGCGGATAGATCTCCTGCAGCTTCTTGCCCAGCAGGCTGGCGTCGGCGCTGTGCCCGGCAAGCAGGCCGGCGGCGCTGATGATGCTGACCTTGCCCTGGCCGTCATACAGCTCCTGGCTACCCTGGCGGCTGATCTCCTGGAGCTTTTCCAGGCTGATGTCCAGGCCCATCACGCCGACGATCTTGCCGTCCAGTTCCAGGGGGAAGGCAATGCTGGTCATCAGCAGCTTGTGGCCGCCGGCCTCGTCGAAGTAAGGGTCGAGCACGCAGGGCTGGCCGGTGGTCTTGGGGCAGGTGAACCAGGCGTTGTAGGGCGCGCCGCTCGGGCCGGGAGTGGTGTCGGCGAGCATGGCTTCGTTCGTTGCCTCTGATTCGAGCTGGCCCGGCGTGGCCTGCGACCAGTAGAGGGAGAAGCGCCCGGCGTCGTTGCTGCCGATCTCGGCCTGGCCGGCGAACAGCTGATCCTTGCCGTCCAGGGCGTTGGGTTCGAAGGCTACGTAGAGCCCTAGCAGTTCGGGGTTGCCTTCGAGGGCGGTCTTCACCTGGCGGGTGAGGTCCTCGCGCAGGTCATAGGCATCGAGGAAGCGCTTCTGTGCCTGGTCGCGCAGGAACATCACCTGCCGCGAGAAGCCCTTGCCGTACTGGTAGGCGTCCATGATGTAGCGCTGGATGCGCATCGCCTGGACTTCACCGCGCGAGCGCAGGCGGGCCTGGGCGGCTTCGTCAAGCATGCGCGCGCTGGACTCCTTGACCAGTGCGGTGCTGTGCTGGGTGCGGAACACGGAAAGGCCGGACAACAGCGACACCACGCCGAGCAGGCAGAGGCCAGCAAGCAGCGTGATCTTCCATTGGATGGAAAGGCGGCGGAAAAGCATGGTCATGTCCTTGAGCAGGAAAACTCGGGGCTGCCGGGTTATCGGCCTTTTTCGCCCCTTCTTGATCGATGGCAGGAGGAAACGCCAAAAAACAGGCGATTCTGGTGTGCCTGTTCCAAGGGCAGCGTTTTCTCAGCAAAAAGTGTGCTCGCCAAGGCGAAATTCCTGTCGAAATTGCGCCGTCTGTTATCCGAAAGACTTTGATTCAACAGGCTTTTTGACAGGCTGGGTGAGGTTCGGCAGAGTACGCGCCTTTTGCCCGCCCAAGACCCAGTGGGCCCGGTTGTGAAGGAGAGATGAGATGAATGCGGTGCTGATCGCCGTTGGCCTGATGCTGGTGCTGAGCCTGTGTCGCGTGCATGTGGTGGTGGCGCTGATCGCCGGCGCGGTGACGGGCGGGCTGCTTGGCGGCCTGGGCATGGAAGGAACACTAAAGGCGTTCAACGCCGGCCTGGGTGGTGGTGCGACGGTGGCGCTGTCCTACGCGATGCTGGGTGCCTTCGCCGTAGCCATCGCGCGCTCGGGCATGGCCCATGCGCTCGCCGACCGTGCGCTGGCGATGCTCGGACGGCACGAAGACGGGGCACCGGCTGGCTTCAAGTGGCTGCTGATCGGGCTTCTGCTGCTGGTGGCGATCTCCTCGCAGAACCTGCTGCCGATCCACATCGCCTTCATCCCGCTGCTGGTGCCGCCGCTGCTCTACGTATTGACCCGCCTGCAGATCGACCGTCGGCTGATCGCCTGCGTGATCACCTTCGGCCTGATCACACCCTACATGTTTCTGCCGGTGGGCTTCGGCAACATCTTTCTCAACGAGATCCTGCTGGCCAACGTCGCGCGCAGCGGCGTGGATGTCAGTGGTGTGGACGTCAGCCGGGCCATGCTCATCCCGGCCCTGGGTATGGTCTGCGGCCTGCTGATCGCGGTGCTGTTCAGCTACCGGCGCAAGCGCAGCTATGACCTGGAGCGTATCGAGCAGGCTGAGCGGGTCAGCACCCCCTACAGCCCGATGAGCCTGGCGGTGGCCGGGGTGGCGGTAGTGGCGGCGTTCGTCGTGCAACTGTGGCTGGATTCGATGATCCTCGGCGCGCTGGTGGGGTTCCTGGTGTTCTCCCTGTCCGGCGTGGTGCGTTGGAAGGAGGCGGACGACCTGTTCACCGAGGGCATGAAGATGATGGCCATGATCGGTTTCATCATGATCGCCGCCGCCGGTTTCGCCGAGGTGATGAAGGCAACCGGACAGGTCGCCACCCTGGTCGAGGCGGCTGCCGCCTGGATCGGCCACAGCAAGGCCTGGGGCGCATTCCTCATGCTGCTGGTGGGGCTGCTGGTGACCATGGGCATCGGCTCGTCCTTCTCCACGGTGCCGATCATCGCGGCGATCTTCGTCCCGCTGGCAGTGCAACTGGGCTTCAGCCCGCTGGCCATCGTCAGTATCGTCGGTACCGCCGGCGCGCTGGGAGATGCGGGTTCGCCGGCGTCGGACTCCACCCTGGGCCCGACCTCGGGTCTCAACGTGGACGGCCAGCACAACCATATCTGGGACACCGTAGTGCCGACCTTCCTGCACTACAACCTGCCGCTGCTGGCCTTCGGCTGGGCGGCGGCGATGGTGCTGTAAGGCGGCAATCGCGCCGCAAAAGTTGCACTCGGCAGACCAACTGCTGACTAATGGGCAGGTTTCCCCCTACTTCCGGACCTGCTCATGCTCGAATCGAAACTGGAATACCGGACGTTCCTGCTCCTTCTGGCGGTGGTCACCATCGCCTTCGCCTGGCTGTTGTTGCCGTTCTACGGCGCGGTGTTCTGGGGCACCATCCTGGCGATCATCTTCGCCCCGCTGCAACGCCGCCTGCGCGTGCGCCTGAACGGGCGCAACAACCTGGCGGCGCTGATATCGCTGACGATCTGCCTGTTGATCGTGATCCTGCCGATCACCTTCATAGCCGGTGCGCTGGTGCAGGAGGGGGCGATGGTGTACCAGCGCCTGAAGTCCGGCGAGCTGAACTTCGTCACCTACTTCCAGCAGGCGATCGCCGCGCTACCGGGGTGGGCCCACCACTGGCTGGAGCGTTTCGACCTGACGGACCTGTCGAGCCTGCAGGAGAAGCTTTCTTCGGGGGCGATGCAGGCGAGTCAACTGGTCGCCACCAAAGCCTTCAGCATTGGCCAGAACACCTTCGAGTTCGTCATCAGCTTCGGCATCATGCTCTACCTGCTGTTCTTCCTCCTGCGCGACGGACCGGCACTGGGGCGGCGTATCAAGCAGGCGGTGCCCCTGAGCGTTGAGCACAAGCAGCATCTGTTCACCAAGTTCACCACGGTGATTCGCGCCACGGTGAAGGGCAACATCGCCGTGGCCGCGACCCAGGGCGCGCTGGGAGGGCTGATCTTCTGGTTCCTCGGTATCCAGGGCTCACTGCTGTGGGGCACGCTGATGGCGTTCCTCTCGCTGCTGCCGGCCATCGGTGCGGGGCTGATCTGGGTGCCGGTGGCCGCCTACTTCCTGCTCACCGGGGCGATCTGGCAGGGCGTGGTGCTGACGCTGTTCTGCGTGCTGGTGATCGGTCTGGTGGACAACATCCTGCGCCCTATCCTGGTAGGCAAGGACACCAAGATGCCGGACTACGTGGTGCTGATCTCCACCCTCGGTGGCATGTCGCTGTTCGGGCTGAACGGTTTCGTCATCGGCCCATTGATCGCAGCGCTGTTCATCGCCTCGTGGGACCTGTTCACCGGGCGGGAGGAAACTTCGGTATCGTCCTGATAAAGCAAAAGCCCCGCCGAAGCGGGGCTTTTGTTCTTTAGGCCTTGAATGTCAGCCAGGGTCTCATGCGTGCCAGAGGCGAGATAAGGCCAGCTTCTTCCTGTGCCTCGATTACCGGGCCGACAGGCTTGTATGCGCTGGGGGCTTCTTCGATACGACGCTCTTCGCGAAGGGTCACGCAATGCCAGGGCAGTGCACTATCGGCTGGGGTCTTGAGCGCCCGAACCGCTTGGCGTCTCAGGCTGCGGCCGGCGCCATGGCTACATGACCATAGCCAGTCCGGATTGCCCAGGCCGCTGGCCAGGTAGGAGTAGTCGCCCATCGAACCGGGAATCAGCAGCAGGTCCCCGGCGCGGGCCGGAGTCGCTCCTTTGCGGTGGATGTTCAGACCCTGTTCCTGCAGTACGACGTTATGCGGTACATCGACTATCAGAGCGCTGTCATCGGACTGGAAGGTTTCGCGCAGAACCTTGCGTACCAGTTCCGCGAGAACGACGCGATTCAGCCAGGCATATCGCGCCGCGACTCCCATGGCCGCGAGGTACTCGCCTGCAAGCTCGCCGGTCAGCGCGTAGAGCCCCGATGCCGGGTGACGTCGGCCTTTCGGCCAGGCGTCCCGTGCCCTATCCATCCACCGTTGCCCCACATGGAAGCCAACATCGCGGGAGCCGCTGTGAATCATGATGACCAATTCATTGGGCTTCAGTCCCAACGCGTAGGCCTGCTTGCGATCGATGATTCGATCCACCAGTTGCAGCTCGACGAAATGGTTGCCCGAACCGGTGGTACCCAGGCTCGGATCGCGAATCAGCGTTCGTCTACGGTCACGCAATGCTTCCGGTGCGTACCGCAGCTGACCGCTGAACTCTTGTAGACCGATGCAATTATTCAGCTCACGGAAGAGGCGAGGGCGGTCGGCATTGGCCCAGAGGCCATCCTCGCTGAGGAGGTCGAGGCAATGGCCTGGTCCTTCGGCGAAGAGTGCTTCGAAAGCTTGCACCTTCATTGGTACATCGCGGCTGTTGCGTAGCAGAGAGTGAGTGAGCAGATCGACCAGGCGCTGCCGGTTGGACTCGGCCTGTTCCAGGCTGATGCCGGTCCGTAATAGGCGCATGCCACAGTTGATGTCCGTACCAATGGCAGCGGGAATGACGAAATCCTCGGTGCTGGCCACTATCGAACCGACTGGCGCGATGCTTCCGGGATGGAAGTCAGGTGTTGCGCATGCCTTGCATACGTGGCCATCCGCATCGGGTGCTTGCACGGAGGCGAAGTCCAGCAATTGGCGTACGGCCTTTTCTTCCAGTGGAAAACTCGCTGGAAGAAGAACGCGTGCTGATGTGCTGTCGGTGGAACGGGTAAGCGTAATGATGTCCTGCTGGCGTTCGACTTGAATGCCGCTGCGCAGGAAGGCTTTTTGAAGCCGGGAAAGTTTGTTCATGTCAGTGCTACTTGAGTAGACGAAAGCAGGCCGCCCGGAAAACCGGGGGCTGTACGTCTTTCCGCTCAGCAGCACAGGCGGGAAGGGAGGCGAAATTTAAGTCGGTGTTGTCACGCTGTCAACCAGCCGGTTGGTTCGCAAAAGAAAAACCCCGCCGAAGCGGGGTTTTTCATGCCTGTCGATCTCAGCCGGCGATGGCCAGACCCGTGTGCTGCAGGATGTCCAGCAGCGGCTGCGGGTACACGCCGAGGAAGAAGGCGAGCAGGGCGATGGCCACCAGCATGATGCCGCCGGCGCGCTGGGCCCAGTCCAGGGGAGCGTCGTGGCGCTTCATGTTCGGCTCGACCAGGAACATGGTCACCATGACGCGCAGGTAGTAGAACAGGCCGATGGCGCTGCCCAGTACCAGGGCACCGACCAGCCACCACAGGTGGGCTTCGACGCCGGTAGCGACCACGTAGAACTTGCCGATGAAGCCGGCGGTCAGCGGGATGCCGGCCAGGGACAGCATCATCACGGTCATCACCGCGGTCAGCACCGGACGGCGCCAGAACAGGCCGCGGTACTCGAACAGCGCATCGGCGTCGCGGCCGCTGTACGGGGTGGACATCAGGGTGACCACGCCGAAGGCGCCGAGGGTGGTGACCACGTAGGTGGTCAGGTACACGCCGACGGTTTCCACGGCCAGGCCCTTGCTCGCCACCAGGGCAATCAGCAGGTAACCGAAGTGGGCGATGGAGGAGTAGCCGAGCAGACGCTTGATGTTGCTCTGGGTCAGCGCTAGCAGGTTACCGATCAGGATCGAGGCGATGGCGATGACCGCGATGGCGTCATGCAGCAGGCCGTTGTTCAGGGCCGCCGGAGCGATCTGGAACAGGCGCAGCAGCACGGCGAACACGGCGACCTTGCTGGCGGTGGCGAGGAACGCGGCCACCGGGGCCGGGGCGCCTTCATAGACGTCCGGGGTCCACAGGTGGAACGGCGCCAGCGACAGCTTGAAGCCCAGGCCGACGACCATCATGCCGACGCCGATGGACAGCAGCGGACCATGGCTGGTGCCTTCGGCCAGCGAGGCGCCGATAGCCGAGAAGCCCAGGCTACCGGATTCGGCGTAGAGCAGGGCCATGCCGAACAGCAGGAAGGCGGAACCGGCGGCGGACAGCACGGTGTACTTGATGCCCGCTTCCAGGGTGCGCTTGTTGAAGAAGGCGTAGGCCACCATGCCGTAGACCGGCACCGACAGCAGTTCCAGGCCGATGAACAGGCCGGCCAGGTTCTGCGCGCTGACCAGCACCAGGCCGCCCGCGGTGGACAGCAGCAGGAGCAGGTAAAGTTCTTCGCGGTTGCCCGGGTAGCTCTCCATGTAGGCATGGGCGAGCGTGGTGCAGGCCAGGGCGCCGACCAGGATCAGCGCCATGTAGAAGCAGGCGAAATTGTCCACCAGCATCAGCGGGGTGACTTCGATCGGGGTGACTTTCAGCACCGGCAGGATCGACAGCAACGCGAGGTTGAGACCGATCACCGAGAGGGTAGCGGTCAGCGAGTGGTTACGCTTCCAGGCCACGGCAAGCATCACCACCACCAGGGTGGCGCTGGTGATGAGCAGCGGCAGGAGCGCGATGAAGTGTTGGATCGTGAAGGTCATGTCGCGCTTACCGTGCTGCCAGGGTGGAGAGGGCAGCGTCCAGCCATTGCTGGACGCCGTGCATGGTTGCCGCGGAGGTGTCGAGGACCGGCTGCGGGTATACACCCAGCAGGACCAGCAGCGCCGCGAGGCCCAGTACCATGAAGAGCTCACGGAAGTTCAGGCCGGCGATCGCACCTTCGGACTTGGATGGGCCGAAGTACGCGCGGTGGATCATGATCAGCGAGTAGACCGAGCCGAACACCAGGCCGAAGGTGGCGATCACGGTGATCACCGGAACGACCTTGAAGCTGCCCAGCAGGATCAGGAATTCGCCGACGAAGTTACCGGTGCCCGGCAGGCCCAGCGAGGCGGTGGCGAAGAACAGGGCCACGGCCGGCAGGTACGGGATGCGCGACCACAGGCCACCCATCTTGCGCATGTCACGGGTGTGCAGGCGCTCGTACAGCTGGCCGCACAGGATGAAGAGCGCGGCAGCGGAGAGGCCGTGGGCGATCATCTGGATCACCACGCCCTGCATCGCCTGCGGGCTGCCCGAGTAGATGCCGATGATGACGAAGCCCATGTGCGACACGGAGGAATAGGCCACCAGGCGCTTGATGTCGGTCTGTGCGAACGACAGGAAGGCGCCGTAGAAGATGCCGATCAGACCGAGGGTCATGGCGACCGGGGCGAACTCCGCCGAAGCGTTGGGGAACAGCGGCAGGCCGAAGCGGATCAGGCCGTAGGCGGCGGTCTTCAGCAGGATGCCGGCCAGGTCCACGGAACCGGCGGTCGGCGCCTGGGCGTGGGCGTCCGGCAGCCAGGAGTGCACCGGTACCACCGGCATCTTCACCGCGAAGGCGACGAAGAAGCCGAGCATCAGCAGCCACTCGGTGTGCTCCGGCATCTGGGTCTTGAGCAGGTCGGCGTAGTTGAAGGTCAGCACGCCGGTGCTGTTGTAGTGCACGAACACCAGGCCCAGGATCGCCACCAGCATCACCAGGCCGCTGGCCTGGGTGAAGATGAAGAACTTGGTGGCGGCGTAGATGCGGGTCTTCTTGCCGTCGTCCGAGCTATGACCCCAGAGCGCGATGAGGAAGTACATCGGCACCAGCATCATTTCCCAGAAGAAGAAGAACAGGAAAAGGTCGACGGCGAGGAACACGCCGATCACACCGCCCAGGATCCACAGCAGGTTCAGGTGGAAGAAACCGATGCGGCGCTGGATCTCGTTCCAGGAGCAGAGCACGGACAGCACGCCGAGCAGGCCGGTCAGGGCGACCATCAGCAGGGACAGGCCGTCCATCGCCAGGTGCACGCTGATACCGAAGCGCTCGATCCAGGCCAGCTTGAACTCGAGGGTCCATTGCGGCTCGCCACCCGGCGCGGGCGCCAGCTGGAAGTCACCGGTGTGCCACACCCACAGGCTGAGGGCGAGGGTGAGGGTCATCGACCCCAGCGCGACCCAGCGGGGCAGGGTCTTGCTGGTGTACTCGGCGATCCAGCAAA of the Pseudomonas sp. PSE14 genome contains:
- a CDS encoding sensor histidine kinase, translated to MMSIQRRLGLGLGVVLVVIGLVLAQTGLWLFDQGLRRYLAEGLQDEAESLLVGIMRGPAGLQLDDQRVDAAYERLFSGRYFVIRFDDVTWRSRSLWDRELDLPEHKGLVRALEKGPEGQRLLVYRGDYKRYGKQLKIVVAQDYTPLLKSFKRLRNVGLAAGGVALLLILVFQGFTVRRALRPLERVRQQIAQLQEGQRSQLDRQVPRELEPLVDQVNHLLQHTEDTLRRSRNALGNLGHALKTPLAVLISLAERDEVREHPELRRVLQEQLEQIEQRLARELGRARLVGEALPGAHFDCDAELPSLCEMLRLIHGEHLGIEWKASPGLRLPFDREDLLEMLGNLLDNACKWADAQVRLTVEKGADSYLLSVDDDGPGIAEDQRESVLERGTRLDEQVAGHGLGLGIARDIAAACGGNLRLEGSELGGLRVVVELPRRAV
- a CDS encoding AI-2E family transporter, giving the protein MLESKLEYRTFLLLLAVVTIAFAWLLLPFYGAVFWGTILAIIFAPLQRRLRVRLNGRNNLAALISLTICLLIVILPITFIAGALVQEGAMVYQRLKSGELNFVTYFQQAIAALPGWAHHWLERFDLTDLSSLQEKLSSGAMQASQLVATKAFSIGQNTFEFVISFGIMLYLLFFLLRDGPALGRRIKQAVPLSVEHKQHLFTKFTTVIRATVKGNIAVAATQGALGGLIFWFLGIQGSLLWGTLMAFLSLLPAIGAGLIWVPVAAYFLLTGAIWQGVVLTLFCVLVIGLVDNILRPILVGKDTKMPDYVVLISTLGGMSLFGLNGFVIGPLIAALFIASWDLFTGREETSVSS
- a CDS encoding PepSY domain-containing protein, with the translated sequence MKIDLPRAALLAIALALSAGVAQAHDLSQDEALRLSREGVIRPFEEILPIAQGLYPGSKLLEAELEKEHDTYIYEVELLTVDGVVRELELDARNGRILKDKEDD
- a CDS encoding RtcB family protein, with amino-acid sequence MNKLSRLQKAFLRSGIQVERQQDIITLTRSTDSTSARVLLPASFPLEEKAVRQLLDFASVQAPDADGHVCKACATPDFHPGSIAPVGSIVASTEDFVIPAAIGTDINCGMRLLRTGISLEQAESNRQRLVDLLTHSLLRNSRDVPMKVQAFEALFAEGPGHCLDLLSEDGLWANADRPRLFRELNNCIGLQEFSGQLRYAPEALRDRRRTLIRDPSLGTTGSGNHFVELQLVDRIIDRKQAYALGLKPNELVIMIHSGSRDVGFHVGQRWMDRARDAWPKGRRHPASGLYALTGELAGEYLAAMGVAARYAWLNRVVLAELVRKVLRETFQSDDSALIVDVPHNVVLQEQGLNIHRKGATPARAGDLLLIPGSMGDYSYLASGLGNPDWLWSCSHGAGRSLRRQAVRALKTPADSALPWHCVTLREERRIEEAPSAYKPVGPVIEAQEEAGLISPLARMRPWLTFKA
- a CDS encoding Na+/H+ antiporter family protein, whose product is MNAVLIAVGLMLVLSLCRVHVVVALIAGAVTGGLLGGLGMEGTLKAFNAGLGGGATVALSYAMLGAFAVAIARSGMAHALADRALAMLGRHEDGAPAGFKWLLIGLLLLVAISSQNLLPIHIAFIPLLVPPLLYVLTRLQIDRRLIACVITFGLITPYMFLPVGFGNIFLNEILLANVARSGVDVSGVDVSRAMLIPALGMVCGLLIAVLFSYRRKRSYDLERIEQAERVSTPYSPMSLAVAGVAVVAAFVVQLWLDSMILGALVGFLVFSLSGVVRWKEADDLFTEGMKMMAMIGFIMIAAAGFAEVMKATGQVATLVEAAAAWIGHSKAWGAFLMLLVGLLVTMGIGSSFSTVPIIAAIFVPLAVQLGFSPLAIVSIVGTAGALGDAGSPASDSTLGPTSGLNVDGQHNHIWDTVVPTFLHYNLPLLAFGWAAAMVL
- a CDS encoding methyl-accepting chemotaxis protein, which encodes MLFRRLSIQWKITLLAGLCLLGVVSLLSGLSVFRTQHSTALVKESSARMLDEAAQARLRSRGEVQAMRIQRYIMDAYQYGKGFSRQVMFLRDQAQKRFLDAYDLREDLTRQVKTALEGNPELLGLYVAFEPNALDGKDQLFAGQAEIGSNDAGRFSLYWSQATPGQLESEATNEAMLADTTPGPSGAPYNAWFTCPKTTGQPCVLDPYFDEAGGHKLLMTSIAFPLELDGKIVGVMGLDISLEKLQEISRQGSQELYDGQGKVSIISAAGLLAGHSADASLLGKKLQEIYPQQGAQLLQSIASNHEQVLRQDAQLRVIEPLQPIPGSKPWAVLLEVPEQTLLGPAITLQQQLDEQRTQGTLSQLGFGLIAVLIGLFAMWLTARGVTRPILKVAAMLRNIASGEGDLTKRLDYTGKDELGELAGWFNRFLDKLQPIIRDVKSSVHDARATADQSSEIASQTSAGMQQQFREVDQVATASQEMSATAHDVANSAAMAADAARGADGATRDGLSVIDNTTRLIDELASDMSSAMSQVEGLAASSEQIGSVLEVIRGIAEQTNLLALNAAIEAARAGEAGRGFAVVADEVRNLARRTQDSVEEIRQVIEGLQNGTRDVVGAMSNSHRQAQDSVSQVEQAVAALKRIGEAVSVITDMNLQIASAAEEQSAVAEEINRNVAGIRDVTESLSSQAQESAQVSQSLNKLANHQQGLMDQFRV
- a CDS encoding response regulator transcription factor, which gives rise to MRLLLVEDHVPLADELLATLTRQGYAVDWLADGRDAAVQGASEPYDLIILDLGLPGRPGLDVLREWRGMGLATPVLILTARGSWAERIDGLKAGADDYLTKPFHPEELLLRIQALLRRARGLANQSQLEVAGLTLDEARQCVQQGGKDVDLTSAEFRLLRYFMLHPGQLLSKSHLAEHLYDGETERDSNVIEVHINHLRRKLGREIIETRRGQGYRFTGTAGGAAR
- a CDS encoding PepSY domain-containing protein translates to MKPLVLLTAATALLLGAAAAMAHDIGPDEALRLRDAGTIRDFEALNQTALSKHPGGSVYDSELELEHGRYLYKVDLKDAQGVKWDVELDAVSGAIIKDRQDD